The genomic interval CGGAGTCGGGTACTTCAATCCCCTATCTTGACGTCGTCACACCCAGTTTCCGACAGAGCTTCTCAATAAGACAGGCGCTGCAGAGCGGCGAAATAGGCTTGCATATCTCCTGGCCGTGCCTTACTAAAACATTGTTGAAGGGGATCCAGTATTGCATTGGCAGGATCTTCCTCAAGGCAGATTCCGTCTGGTGTGGAGTCTTCGTCCTGACGATTCCTATCCTGTTGGAGATCCTGTGTACATGAGTATCCACACATATCCCAGGCTTTCCATACCCGAGGCTGATGACCAGGTTTGCCGTTTTTCTGCCAACTCCTTTGAGCGTCAGGAGAGTCTCAAGGTCATCCGGGACCCTCGATCCATACTTCTCGACAAGCGTTTTGCTGATCTCGATTATCCTTTTCGCCTTGACGTTGTAAAAACCAACAGGATAGATGATCTGCACGATTCTGCGTTCCTTCAGCTTCATCATCTCATCGGGGGTGCGGGCTAATGCGAAGAGTCTCTCCGTGGCGGGCAAGGTAACTTCATCTTTCGTTCGAAGGCTCAGAAGGCAGGAGATCAGGATCCTGTAAGGATCTTTCCTATTCTTCCGGGAGAACCAGTCAGGGTCGTATCTCCTGATAAGAGTATCAACGATATGTTCAAAACCTGATTTTTTTCCGGACATTAATCTCTGAATGATCTTTCCGCAAGAAGCTTTTCCCTGTTATAAGGCGGCTTTAATCAACACCCAGCATGTTGTAACTACATTTCTCTTAAGCGCTTCTCGGCATATTCAAGGATGGACTTGATGGTCTTCCCCCTATTGAATTCCGAAATGACTATCTTCAATATCACGCCGGGGATATTCTTCGTTTTAAAGGAATCTTCTATTCTCACGGCAACCCTCGCAGCACCCTGCTCGGGTGTTTCTGCAAGGAGAATGGCGAACTCCCCTTCCCTCAGCTTGAAACCAAAGTCATCCGATTTCCTTATGCCTGCTTTTATCACTTCGGCCATTGCCGCATAGGCATCATCCGGCGATAAGTCAGATCCGTTTAATGTCTCCTGCTCGCACTTCAGATTGAAGAAGATCAGAGAAAAAGGCAATTTCTTTCTGTCGAATCGGTTCACCTCCTTGATCAACTGGAGGTAGAAATATCTCTTATTGAAGAGTCC from Acidobacteriota bacterium carries:
- the nth gene encoding endonuclease III; this translates as MSGKKSGFEHIVDTLIRRYDPDWFSRKNRKDPYRILISCLLSLRTKDEVTLPATERLFALARTPDEMMKLKERRIVQIIYPVGFYNVKAKRIIEISKTLVEKYGSRVPDDLETLLTLKGVGRKTANLVISLGYGKPGICVDTHVHRISNRIGIVRTKTPHQTESALRKILPMQYWIPFNNVLVRHGQEICKPISPLCSACLIEKLCRKLGVTTSR